A part of Vicugna pacos chromosome 14, VicPac4, whole genome shotgun sequence genomic DNA contains:
- the LOC140701156 gene encoding uncharacterized protein — protein MNGPSSGEGGAGGRRRRRRRRRRSLSL, from the coding sequence ATGAACGGCCCCAGTAGCGGCGAGGGCGGtgcgggagggaggaggaggagaaggagaaggaggaggaggtcgcTGTCTTTGTAG